A section of the Leptospira terpstrae serovar Hualin str. LT 11-33 = ATCC 700639 genome encodes:
- a CDS encoding TlpA family protein disulfide reductase produces the protein MMTQAFLNLRSSFYLIFILSLLFCKPEGPVSDFYPEPLPTLAGGKESLESFQGKVVVLDFWATWCEPCAKAVPTINQWKASVSTTDFVFRGINTDTTEPIEKIKKDRERLKMNYPTLLDKDWKMTDFYQVEGIPCLLVFDRSGKIVYRQYGLASSDLSGLVIRSHVWAASELP, from the coding sequence ATGATGACCCAGGCTTTTTTGAACCTTAGATCCAGCTTTTATCTTATCTTTATCCTATCTCTCCTTTTTTGTAAACCAGAAGGTCCTGTCAGTGATTTTTATCCTGAACCTCTTCCGACACTTGCGGGAGGGAAAGAATCATTGGAATCGTTTCAAGGCAAAGTCGTTGTTTTGGATTTTTGGGCTACTTGGTGTGAACCTTGTGCCAAGGCAGTTCCTACTATCAACCAGTGGAAAGCTTCTGTTTCGACTACGGATTTTGTATTTCGCGGAATCAATACTGATACTACAGAACCCATAGAAAAAATAAAAAAAGATAGGGAAAGGTTGAAAATGAATTATCCCACCTTACTAGATAAAGACTGGAAAATGACAGATTTTTATCAGGTAGAGGGAATTCCATGCCTCCTTGTATTTGACCGGTCTGGTAAAATCGTCTATCGTCAGTATGGTCTTGCTTCATCGGACCTTTCTGGGCTTGTCATACGCTCTCATGTATGGGCTGCGTCGGAACTGCCATAA
- a CDS encoding glycosyltransferase family 4 protein, with amino-acid sequence MVRTKRIGLDARPLSTRVSGVGRLIAETLKAFPHKEEYDFFLFSHLPIHEDHKAVLDLPNVSFVPGGGFLKWKGGLYYNLYIPLYLLKNRLDLFWGSQQVLPPFLPRSLRAVLTYCDLVLYLYPETMRWIAKIQQRLFQSYSVRRSSFILSISKQTSDDMCRKFGYPEDQTGVSYPGVNQTEMTKLLETKVSVRVKDLGTDFLLSVSTIEPRKNYPFLLNVFREYRKLDPHHYRPWVIVGKIGWESPEFIEELLQERALYKDIYILDSVSDSELQHLYKRAGLFAFASKYEGFGIPMVEAIFHGLHCIVSDIPTFHEIGKDGVTYLPYHTKEDAKLWAEAIKKFFEHPTQQQLSIDEFTWEKAAKITEEVFRKVLEEGE; translated from the coding sequence ATGGTAAGGACCAAACGGATTGGATTAGATGCAAGGCCATTGTCGACAAGGGTATCCGGAGTAGGTAGGCTCATTGCCGAAACTTTAAAAGCATTCCCTCATAAAGAGGAATATGATTTCTTTTTATTCTCACATTTACCCATACATGAAGACCATAAGGCTGTTTTGGATCTACCCAATGTTAGCTTTGTACCGGGAGGCGGATTTTTGAAATGGAAGGGAGGTTTGTATTACAATCTCTACATTCCGCTTTATTTATTAAAAAACAGACTCGATTTGTTTTGGGGTTCCCAACAAGTTTTGCCTCCTTTTTTGCCAAGGAGTTTAAGAGCTGTTTTAACTTACTGTGATTTAGTATTATATTTATACCCAGAAACTATGCGGTGGATTGCTAAAATCCAACAAAGGTTATTTCAAAGTTACTCTGTTAGGCGATCCAGTTTCATTTTATCGATTTCCAAACAAACAAGTGATGATATGTGTCGTAAGTTTGGATACCCCGAAGATCAAACGGGTGTGTCTTATCCAGGAGTGAATCAAACGGAGATGACAAAACTTTTGGAAACTAAAGTTTCTGTTAGAGTGAAAGATTTAGGAACTGATTTTCTTTTGTCTGTATCTACGATTGAGCCAAGAAAAAACTATCCTTTTTTACTCAATGTTTTTCGTGAATATCGTAAACTTGACCCCCATCATTACCGCCCTTGGGTGATCGTCGGAAAAATTGGTTGGGAATCACCTGAGTTTATAGAAGAATTATTACAAGAACGCGCATTATACAAAGACATTTATATCCTAGATTCTGTTTCCGATTCGGAACTGCAACATCTCTACAAACGAGCCGGTTTATTTGCCTTTGCGAGTAAATATGAGGGATTTGGAATTCCTATGGTGGAAGCAATTTTCCATGGTTTGCATTGTATTGTTTCGGATATCCCCACCTTTCATGAAATTGGAAAAGATGGGGTCACTTATCTTCCTTACCATACCAAGGAAGATGCAAAACTTTGGGCCGAAGCCATTAAAAAATTTTTTGAACATCCAACACAACAACAACTGTCTATCGATGAGTTTACTTGGGAGAAGGCAGCAAAAATTACCGAAGAGGTATTTCGCAAAGTTTTAGAGGAAGGAGAATAA
- a CDS encoding 3'(2'),5'-bisphosphate nucleotidase CysQ family protein produces the protein MEERDFRDVWRWVLSVGDSILSIYKTDFQIRDKGGNDPVTEADLFASEYLFEKISARFPSHGFLSEEKTDTNRRLDKEWVWILDPIDGTREFVKKNDQFALSLGLVRNGEAIWGVIFNPATGEFFSKNRNTFFAKLQPPFATEENFRTLVVESSSVLHPLEESKPVAAKPILLVSLSEMKEGLFSDAFWHEDFEIRSMGSIAYKLGLLSAGFIDLIVSLKPKNEWDICGGIALLDEENFICFPLKDKGYQFNQAQTLSFGLVAGKKTAVNYLESKIDFHQLSLKVKERW, from the coding sequence ATGGAAGAAAGAGATTTCAGGGACGTTTGGCGGTGGGTATTATCAGTTGGAGACTCAATCCTTTCCATTTATAAAACGGACTTTCAAATTCGTGACAAAGGTGGGAACGATCCAGTAACAGAAGCGGATTTATTTGCAAGTGAGTACCTTTTTGAAAAAATCTCTGCAAGATTTCCTAGTCATGGCTTTTTGTCAGAGGAAAAAACGGATACAAATAGACGTTTGGACAAGGAATGGGTTTGGATTTTAGATCCCATTGATGGAACTCGCGAATTTGTTAAAAAGAATGATCAGTTTGCCTTAAGTTTGGGTCTTGTTCGAAACGGAGAAGCGATTTGGGGAGTGATCTTTAATCCAGCTACAGGTGAGTTTTTTTCCAAAAATCGAAATACTTTTTTTGCAAAGTTACAACCTCCATTTGCAACGGAAGAAAATTTTAGAACCTTAGTTGTTGAAAGTAGTTCCGTATTACACCCGCTAGAGGAGTCAAAGCCGGTTGCAGCAAAACCGATATTACTTGTCTCCTTATCGGAAATGAAAGAAGGTTTATTTTCAGATGCCTTTTGGCATGAAGATTTTGAAATTCGTTCCATGGGCAGTATTGCCTATAAATTAGGACTACTCTCTGCAGGTTTTATTGACCTCATTGTATCTTTAAAACCAAAGAATGAATGGGATATTTGTGGGGGAATCGCTCTATTGGATGAAGAAAATTTTATTTGTTTTCCATTGAAAGACAAAGGATATCAATTCAACCAAGCACAAACTCTTTCATTTGGTTTAGTTGCTGGGAAAAAAACAGCTGTCAATTATTTGGAATCTAAAATTGATTTCCATCAATTATCTCTAAAGGTAAAAGAACGATGGTAA
- a CDS encoding LIC11625 family surface-exposed protein, which translates to MKRFWILSIIILFPVTVIFAQQNSGLAEEFTKLEDYLRNPKLTEEQKKKNFETNMVSSVRSTLSKRLANPKKDLKELKFQDLQTERPEGTNTFFVKYKNYYFQYLFPVDPETYVTSPSEEIVLEKPEGLDLGSNAHKEEKKN; encoded by the coding sequence ATGAAACGATTTTGGATATTAAGTATAATTATATTGTTTCCGGTAACGGTTATTTTTGCACAGCAAAACTCCGGTTTGGCGGAAGAGTTTACTAAACTAGAAGATTACCTTCGAAATCCAAAATTAACGGAAGAGCAGAAAAAAAAGAATTTTGAAACCAATATGGTTAGTTCAGTTCGTAGTACACTTTCCAAACGATTAGCAAATCCAAAAAAAGATCTAAAAGAACTTAAATTCCAAGATTTACAGACGGAACGTCCAGAAGGAACAAATACATTTTTTGTTAAATATAAAAACTATTATTTTCAATACCTATTTCCTGTTGATCCCGAGACATATGTTACTTCTCCTTCAGAAGAAATTGTATTAGAAAAACCGGAAGGTTTGGATTTAGGTTCAAACGCTCATAAAGAAGAAAAAAAGAATTAG
- a CDS encoding ATP-dependent helicase: MELVGLNSEQKRAVESVDGPLLILAGAGSGKTRVITYRIANLILNHKVYPNQILAVTFTNKAAEEMRIRCRSLLPEGNGEPFVRTFHSLCLYLLRREGKVLGLGNNFTVYDSDMQESLIKEILKSKDMDTKEFRPSSLANTFSAAKDSFMTADEYAKKKADDSYTKTIASVFLEYEKRKDLRNALDFGDLILKTVILFRDFPVILEKYQRLWKYIMVDEYQDTNKIQYHLVQSLSSFHKNLCVVGDDDQSIYSWRGADISNILNFKKDYPDAVVVKLEENYRSTKTIIETAAALISNNKQRTNKTLRTENPMGDKIKLTSYQNELEEAEGIVQKIQVGVRKGQKYSNFAVFYRTNSQSRYFEEALRKKAIPYKIFGGFRFFDRKEVKDLIAYLSVVVNPVDSTSLLRIINSPPRGIGDTTVSRLLSYSVNEGLSLFECLGKSIPEIKKGTLQKLASLYRMFDSAMEDLGRKTPSEIAYDVLEHSGYREFLENEGTEDSFSRLSNLNEFVNALKEFEENNPEATLEEYLGNISLITSEDNTKDLPDYVILMTVHNAKGLEFYHVFMAGMEEGTFPHFLSIDSADGLEEERRLAYVAITRARKNLEISFSRFTRKFGEIEARLPSQFLEELPSEFVEGEFTENRYGVRRPEFTPRAERFQKSEEKFETVLAKTGDGNFQVGTKVRHKVYGEGRILTISGSGDNRKVEVRFGSHLDKKFLLAYTPLEIIS, translated from the coding sequence GTGGAGTTAGTTGGACTCAATTCCGAGCAAAAACGAGCTGTCGAATCAGTAGACGGACCACTTCTGATTTTGGCAGGTGCGGGTTCAGGTAAAACTCGTGTAATTACTTACAGAATCGCAAACCTCATCTTAAACCATAAAGTTTATCCAAATCAAATTCTTGCTGTCACTTTTACCAACAAAGCAGCAGAAGAGATGCGTATCCGTTGCAGAAGTTTGTTACCTGAAGGGAATGGAGAACCTTTTGTTCGGACTTTTCACTCTCTTTGTTTGTATTTACTACGTAGAGAAGGTAAGGTTTTGGGACTTGGGAATAATTTCACAGTCTATGACAGTGATATGCAAGAGTCGCTAATCAAAGAAATTTTAAAATCCAAAGATATGGATACAAAAGAGTTTCGACCTTCAAGTCTTGCCAATACTTTCTCTGCTGCAAAAGATTCTTTTATGACGGCAGACGAATATGCCAAAAAGAAAGCAGATGATTCCTATACAAAAACCATCGCTTCCGTATTTTTAGAATATGAAAAACGAAAAGATTTAAGAAATGCTTTGGATTTCGGAGATCTTATTCTAAAAACCGTTATTTTGTTTCGTGATTTTCCAGTGATTTTGGAAAAATACCAAAGGCTTTGGAAATACATCATGGTAGATGAATACCAGGATACAAATAAAATCCAATACCATTTGGTACAATCACTTTCGTCATTTCACAAAAACCTTTGTGTAGTGGGAGATGATGATCAGTCCATATATTCATGGCGTGGAGCTGATATTTCTAATATTCTAAATTTTAAAAAAGATTATCCAGATGCAGTCGTTGTCAAATTAGAAGAGAATTATCGTTCTACTAAAACTATTATTGAAACAGCTGCCGCATTAATCTCTAATAACAAACAAAGAACAAATAAAACTCTTCGAACAGAAAATCCAATGGGTGATAAAATCAAACTCACCTCTTATCAAAATGAATTGGAAGAAGCAGAGGGAATTGTCCAAAAAATTCAAGTTGGAGTGAGAAAGGGCCAGAAGTATTCTAATTTTGCAGTATTTTATAGAACCAATTCCCAGTCCCGATACTTTGAAGAGGCTCTCCGAAAAAAAGCAATTCCTTATAAGATATTTGGTGGGTTTCGGTTCTTTGATAGAAAAGAGGTAAAAGATTTAATTGCTTACCTTTCCGTTGTGGTCAATCCTGTGGATTCAACTTCTCTTCTTCGTATCATCAACTCACCTCCACGAGGAATTGGAGACACCACTGTCAGTCGGTTATTATCATATTCCGTTAATGAAGGCCTCTCGTTGTTTGAATGTTTGGGTAAGTCCATACCTGAAATCAAAAAGGGAACCTTGCAAAAGTTAGCTTCTTTGTATCGAATGTTTGACTCTGCGATGGAGGATCTTGGTAGAAAAACTCCATCGGAAATTGCTTATGATGTTTTAGAACATTCTGGATACAGGGAATTTTTGGAAAATGAAGGTACAGAAGATTCTTTTTCCCGGCTTTCCAACTTAAATGAATTTGTAAATGCCCTCAAAGAATTTGAAGAAAACAATCCTGAGGCTACGCTTGAAGAATATTTAGGAAACATCTCTCTGATTACAAGCGAAGACAATACCAAGGACTTACCTGACTATGTAATCCTTATGACTGTTCATAATGCCAAAGGTTTAGAATTCTATCATGTATTTATGGCAGGTATGGAGGAAGGGACCTTTCCCCATTTTTTATCTATAGATTCTGCGGATGGATTGGAAGAAGAAAGAAGGCTTGCCTATGTTGCCATCACTCGGGCGCGAAAGAATTTAGAGATAAGTTTTTCTCGGTTCACCCGTAAGTTTGGAGAAATCGAAGCCCGACTGCCTTCTCAATTTTTGGAAGAACTTCCTAGCGAATTTGTGGAGGGTGAGTTTACCGAAAACCGTTATGGGGTGCGCAGGCCTGAATTTACTCCAAGAGCCGAAAGATTTCAAAAATCGGAAGAAAAATTCGAAACGGTTCTTGCAAAGACAGGGGATGGAAATTTCCAAGTGGGGACAAAAGTACGTCATAAAGTTTACGGGGAGGGGCGGATCTTAACGATTTCAGGATCAGGAGATAACCGTAAGGTAGAAGTGAGATTTGGTTCTCATTTGGATAAAAAATTCTTATTGGCATACACACCATTAGAGATAATTTCATGA
- a CDS encoding BamA/OMP85 family outer membrane protein, producing MNIRKTIKFISLFVLSLLLLVSAEWVSLWSNRSVYLDKVITKVEFKGNINTSSDDILDLMDMRPGMQLSQGLLNADMRALFVSGFFYHIDIQGEMDGEGVKILVVVKERPRVKDIDFIGADEVFPSDLRDKIPLKENEVITPKKVTLSKEVILKKYRDEGFFLAYVRFETEPVNPDTNTVKVKFIIDEGEEIPVSKINIFGNSEIDTYDIQGIMDLKESGIIESGVFKESAFESDKQKISAYLKSRGYVDAELSNEGTNWEIRWENPQKKDKRVVIVNFKISEGEQYFYNGYTTNHDMTIAPNGMPQFLNKENNPIGTPKEEWSPVYPVKFLEDQFEFAPADVGEVFDETKFQKDRASINEAYSAKGYLFAQVIPRRKVIELSDASLSRYENCDKRGSSDATVDCNEEYSRLNVAKLRKIYDDEPKLRGKKFIHVDFTIRENNLAFIENIIIKGNKKTQDRVVRRELLFKPGDLFNSTLVNRSRERIFNLGYFKEVNFNMRPGSDETKMNLIIELVEQPTGTVSMGGGYGTITGFSIFTQLGENNLNGSGQQITGRVEFGPIRRYLQISWTEPWFMDKPWSLTLSAFYSSRTLFVGATSITENNNQGIKEVASYERAGVGVSAGLGHRFLINWTHFHRYSPSFFASTRPTSLVSDQVLAEVDRGWQFRSQLTNGIAYDSRDNVFNSTQGFNLIFSVDNVGQFLGGESHFDQFSPILEYYHTWFDYTFFGLIRKNALRRWRVVQQFRTSSVFTFERTPKYKNQDKERIPYIQVQDRLFLGGYESLRGWFFDDKYYPDEWKNGASSRVLFTSELRFPIEPSLLWFVVFFDAGAMYEQINRAVGERKEFFKNYDSLVQAQRYSEPVETYLYENYNSFGQKIPDSPLVVNDPGNLVLSSKNLSMSNFRFSWGFGLRIQIPVLPLRLYFAQRIRYTGVEERPFGLYPDNNSFQFVFGIGDMRF from the coding sequence TTGAATATTCGAAAAACAATAAAATTCATTAGCCTATTTGTCTTATCTCTGCTTTTGCTAGTTTCGGCAGAATGGGTATCCCTTTGGTCGAATCGTTCTGTATACTTAGATAAAGTGATTACCAAAGTTGAGTTCAAAGGGAATATCAATACTTCCTCAGACGACATTTTGGATTTAATGGACATGCGTCCTGGAATGCAGTTATCCCAAGGGCTTTTGAATGCGGACATGCGTGCTCTTTTTGTTTCTGGATTCTTTTACCATATTGACATCCAAGGAGAAATGGATGGAGAAGGCGTAAAGATCCTTGTTGTAGTGAAAGAAAGACCTCGGGTAAAGGATATAGATTTTATCGGGGCTGATGAAGTTTTCCCTTCAGATTTACGAGATAAGATCCCGTTAAAGGAAAATGAAGTGATCACTCCGAAGAAAGTAACCCTTTCTAAAGAAGTTATTTTAAAGAAATATCGAGATGAAGGTTTTTTTCTCGCTTACGTTCGTTTTGAAACAGAACCAGTAAATCCAGATACGAACACAGTTAAAGTTAAATTTATCATTGATGAAGGGGAAGAAATTCCCGTTAGTAAAATCAATATATTCGGTAATAGTGAAATTGATACTTATGATATCCAAGGTATCATGGATTTAAAGGAAAGTGGAATTATTGAATCTGGTGTGTTTAAAGAATCTGCTTTTGAATCTGATAAACAAAAAATATCTGCTTATTTAAAATCCAGAGGATATGTCGATGCAGAACTCAGTAATGAAGGAACCAATTGGGAAATTCGCTGGGAAAATCCTCAGAAGAAAGACAAACGTGTTGTGATCGTTAATTTTAAGATTAGCGAAGGCGAACAATATTTTTATAATGGATATACGACAAACCATGACATGACCATTGCACCAAATGGAATGCCACAATTTTTAAACAAAGAAAACAATCCTATCGGCACTCCCAAAGAGGAATGGTCTCCGGTTTACCCAGTCAAATTTTTAGAGGATCAGTTTGAATTTGCTCCTGCCGATGTAGGGGAAGTTTTTGATGAAACAAAATTCCAAAAGGACAGGGCTTCCATTAACGAAGCTTATTCTGCCAAAGGGTATTTGTTTGCTCAGGTCATTCCGCGTCGGAAAGTGATTGAGTTAAGTGATGCATCTTTGTCTCGTTATGAAAATTGTGATAAACGTGGAAGTTCTGATGCTACTGTAGATTGTAATGAAGAATATAGTCGTCTAAATGTAGCTAAATTACGAAAGATATATGATGATGAACCGAAGTTAAGAGGAAAAAAATTCATTCACGTAGATTTTACGATTCGTGAAAACAACTTAGCTTTTATCGAAAACATCATTATTAAGGGAAATAAAAAAACACAAGACCGGGTAGTTCGAAGAGAACTTTTATTTAAACCAGGTGATCTTTTTAATTCAACTCTTGTCAATAGGTCAAGGGAACGTATTTTTAACTTAGGTTATTTTAAAGAAGTAAACTTTAATATGAGACCTGGTTCTGATGAAACCAAAATGAACCTAATCATTGAACTTGTGGAACAGCCTACTGGAACTGTCTCCATGGGAGGAGGTTATGGAACGATCACTGGATTTTCCATCTTTACTCAGTTAGGTGAAAATAACCTGAATGGATCGGGGCAACAAATTACCGGTCGTGTGGAATTTGGACCTATCCGTCGTTATTTGCAAATTTCTTGGACAGAACCATGGTTTATGGACAAACCTTGGTCGCTTACGCTTTCCGCATTTTATTCTTCCCGAACTTTGTTTGTGGGTGCCACTTCTATTACAGAGAACAACAACCAAGGGATTAAGGAAGTTGCTTCATACGAACGTGCTGGGGTCGGTGTCAGTGCAGGACTTGGTCATAGATTCCTAATCAACTGGACACACTTCCATCGTTATTCTCCATCCTTTTTTGCATCAACTCGGCCAACATCACTCGTATCTGATCAGGTACTAGCTGAAGTAGATCGCGGATGGCAATTTCGTTCCCAACTTACCAATGGTATTGCTTATGATAGTAGGGATAACGTATTCAATTCGACCCAAGGTTTTAATTTAATTTTCTCTGTGGATAACGTGGGCCAGTTCCTAGGGGGAGAGTCACATTTCGATCAGTTTAGTCCTATTTTAGAATACTATCATACCTGGTTCGATTATACATTCTTTGGTCTCATCCGCAAAAATGCTCTTAGGCGATGGCGTGTGGTCCAACAATTCCGAACTTCATCTGTGTTTACATTTGAAAGGACACCTAAGTATAAAAATCAGGATAAAGAACGGATCCCCTACATTCAAGTTCAGGACCGGTTGTTCCTCGGAGGATATGAATCTCTTCGTGGTTGGTTTTTTGATGATAAATACTATCCTGATGAATGGAAAAATGGTGCCTCCAGCCGGGTTTTGTTTACTTCAGAGCTCCGTTTCCCCATCGAACCTTCGTTACTCTGGTTTGTTGTGTTCTTCGATGCAGGCGCTATGTATGAACAAATCAACAGAGCAGTGGGGGAAAGAAAAGAGTTCTTTAAGAACTATGATTCTTTGGTCCAAGCACAAAGATATTCTGAACCAGTGGAAACTTACCTTTATGAAAATTATAATTCCTTTGGCCAAAAAATTCCAGACTCACCTTTGGTTGTCAATGATCCGGGGAATTTAGTCCTTTCTAGCAAAAACTTATCAATGTCTAATTTTCGATTTTCTTGGGGTTTTGGACTTCGAATTCAAATTCCAGTATTGCCGCTTCGATTGTATTTTGCACAAAGAATTCGGTATACTGGGGTAGAAGAACGGCCTTTTGGATTGTATCCGGACAATAATAGCTTTCAATTCGTTTTTGGTATTGGGGATATGCGATTCTAA
- a CDS encoding ExbD/TolR family protein: MKFRKTQKSFNNIELAPLIDVISFIVIYFLMNATLEKNTALKVELPRSSSVAKEKQKDELVITVDKQGKIYLDQSSEPVPLEGLTEKINGFLGPEKERDPKKNKVIIRGDGGASYQVVVKVIDAVNAAGVSRFNLAMVKGTTK; this comes from the coding sequence ATGAAATTTCGCAAAACGCAAAAATCATTTAATAATATCGAACTTGCACCTCTCATCGATGTTATCTCCTTTATAGTGATTTACTTTTTGATGAATGCTACTTTGGAAAAGAACACTGCTTTGAAAGTAGAGTTACCTCGTTCTTCCAGCGTAGCAAAAGAAAAACAAAAAGATGAGTTAGTCATCACTGTAGATAAACAAGGGAAAATTTATTTAGACCAAAGTTCGGAACCTGTTCCGCTAGAAGGTCTAACAGAAAAAATAAATGGGTTCCTTGGTCCTGAAAAAGAAAGAGATCCTAAAAAAAACAAAGTCATTATTCGTGGAGATGGTGGTGCGTCCTACCAAGTTGTAGTTAAGGTAATCGATGCAGTCAATGCTGCAGGTGTTAGTCGCTTTAACTTAGCAATGGTAAAGGGCACAACTAAGTGA
- a CDS encoding MotA/TolQ/ExbB proton channel family protein, which translates to MFFPFAKSDSIISSVPPQTIPILIIFVSIVGFTIIVERLVYYWKLKAIPQDHFKRVRELAREQKWDEAKDVLGQDVQSPAAVLLRMAFELKRRGIEFWEEDIRQEGFRQIYLMERYLTGLGTIATIAPLLGVLGTVIGIVRSFAEGAGTQGAEVGISEALITTAMGLGIAIPAYIFYNLFSRMKEERITEMENVTDLVLPHLNK; encoded by the coding sequence ATGTTTTTTCCTTTCGCCAAATCAGATTCAATCATTTCCTCGGTTCCTCCGCAAACCATTCCCATTTTAATCATCTTTGTATCCATCGTTGGTTTTACCATCATCGTGGAACGACTTGTTTATTACTGGAAACTAAAAGCGATCCCTCAAGACCATTTCAAAAGAGTTCGTGAACTGGCTCGTGAACAAAAATGGGATGAAGCAAAAGATGTGTTAGGTCAAGATGTACAATCACCTGCCGCAGTTCTCCTTCGTATGGCATTTGAACTCAAACGCCGTGGAATTGAGTTTTGGGAAGAAGACATCCGCCAAGAAGGATTCCGTCAAATTTATTTAATGGAACGATATTTGACTGGTCTTGGAACCATTGCCACCATAGCCCCTTTACTTGGAGTTCTCGGAACAGTCATTGGAATTGTTCGTTCCTTTGCGGAGGGTGCAGGGACACAAGGTGCAGAAGTTGGGATTTCTGAAGCATTGATTACCACTGCTATGGGTCTTGGAATTGCAATCCCCGCTTACATTTTTTATAATCTTTTCTCTCGAATGAAAGAGGAAAGAATTACGGAAATGGAAAACGTAACGGATTTGGTGTTACCACACCTAAACAAATAA